Below is a window of Cygnus atratus isolate AKBS03 ecotype Queensland, Australia unplaced genomic scaffold, CAtr_DNAZoo_HiC_assembly HiC_scaffold_238, whole genome shotgun sequence DNA.
CCCGCACAGGCCGAGCTTTTATCCAGGCCCCGCCATAGCGCAGCGCCCGCTGGGCCAATGGGCAGAGGCGGCACTCCCTCCTGCCGAGGCCAGgctgtcctgctcctgccctccctgagTCAGCATCCCCTGTCCGGACCAGCACAGGCCCCTTTGCTggcttccctcccctttccGCTTGGCGGGCCAAAtgcgtggtgctgagcaggcagtGCCCGAGAGGAGCGCCTTTGATTTGGCGTTTCGTCACCTCACCCCTCTGGAGATAACAACTCCAGTGCGTACGTCATGGAGGCACTGGCGCGTGACTGCTTCTTGCCCAGCGCCGCGACCCCTCTCTGCCCTGGGGCTCTCCACAGCGGGCACGGGGCCGCCCCGAGACCAAGCCCCTGGGGAAGAGCTGTGGCACgcagggtgctggcagcccgCCTTTGTCACGCTCCCTGCCCTCTTAGGCACGCAGGGGATGAGACAGCAGCGGGGCTAATTTGCCCATTAGGTGAGGGCTGGCGAGCGTCCGAGCGGGGTAAttgcaggggctgagggagcgGGTAGGGACTGGTGAGGAACCGGCGTCAGCACAACAGCCCCGTGGCACGCAGGGAGGAGTCCGGGGCTCGGCCACCACGGGCCACGTGCCCCCAGCGCGGCCAGCTCCTCCCCGTGCTCGCCGGCCCCCATAAAAgcgtggtcctgggcaagcacTGGCATccgctgctcctgcctggctctgctcgGGAAAAGGGTGGGTGGCGGGGCCTCCTCGGGCAGGGTCCGGCGTGGGGCTCCCTGGCCACGAGAGCTCTGCCGGAGGCGCTGTGGGCAGAGGGGCTCCGTGGGGGCAGGCGAGGGCTGCGGGCACACGGGGAGCAGGCGTGGAGAGCCGGGGCGGGCTGAGGAGGGAGCCCCCTGGCTGGGGCACgggccctgctctgccagggcaTCTCCTCACTCACAGCACCGGCCCTGGGGGCTTTGCATTGCAGGCTCAGCTCTCTCACACCAAGATGGCTTGCAACGACCTGTACCCGCCGAAAACCAGCGTCGCCGTCCCCCAGCCCATCGCTGAGAGCTGCAACGAGCTGTGCGCGCGGCAGTGCCCCGACTCGACGGCCTTCATCCAGCCGCCCCCCGTCGTCGTCACCTTCcccggccccatcctcagctccttcccccagcaagCCGTGGTGggctcctccggggcacccgccTTTGGGGGctccttggggctggggggcctcTACGGCGCGGGGGCCACCCAGGGCTCGGGGGGCCTCTGCACCTTTGGCAGGCCCTACGCCTCTCCCGCCTGCAGCCCCTACCTCTTGCCGCGCTACAGCAAGAAGCTGTGGGACACCTGTGGGCCCTGCTAAAGCCAGGCCCGTGCCACCTCTTCTCCTCCTcgtccttcctcctcctcttcacagACATGTGACTCCTCCAGTGCTGCCCCCCAGGGCCCTTTCTTGGCCCTGTGCCGGCCACCGCCTGGGAGAAGCCTGAAGGAAGAACGCCTCTCTGGAAGCCCCAGCCACCACCTGTCTGCCTGGGCCTTGCTCGCGTCTCTGTGCTTGTGTCCTTTCCTGCCTTGACAATAAAGCAAGCCTGCATCCAATGCCTGCCTCTCCGCCTTTCCTTTCCAGGCCCCGCAGGGGCTCCAGGGCTCCCTCCCCCTGCACATGGCCCCTTCGGTCTCCCAGCCCCCCGAAGAGCCGGGGCGCCCTGGCAAAAGGCCcaggcagccctggctcccACACTGAGGGCTGCAGCCCACCTCCCAGGGCCCTGCCTGAAAGCAGCCTGCTCCCCGGCTCCAGCAGGGCCGCCTCCAGCCACTCCATACAAGGTCCTGAAACAGAGGGGAACCCCGAGCGAGGATCAGCAGCACGCCAACTGCCGCCTCCACGCAGCGCGACCTGAACGAAGCTTAAGCCTAGCCCAAACCACTTCCCTGCCCAGCCCGCTCCCGGGCTTTCACACTCCCATAGCTGAAGAAAGAGTTTCTCCCTAAGAGCCAACCTGAACTTCTCCCAGGGCACCGTTCAGCTCTGAGCTTTTCCCTCACAGCCCAGCAGTTAGCAGAGCTTATCTTTAGCAGGCAATTTCTATACAATTAGCAGAGCTTGCAGTCAAACCAAACTTCTAGGAACCAGCTCGGCTTCCTTGTCATCTAGGATTCTTGCATTTCCTAGACGGATCAGTCATGCGGACCCTCTGCCAAATCCTTACTAATCAccaccacaccaccaccacaggcTAGAGCCAGTCTTGACCGGAAAGAACTCACTCTACTCAAAGGAAGAAGACAACGCCGCAGGCGGCCCTGAGCACCGAGGAAGCAGAGGCTTCTTCcttccagccagccagccagccagccagcagcagcagctccagcctgagTGCCACTTGGGGCTTGCTGCCGCTTCGTTTTATAGCCAGTGCTCCCTGAGCTGTGCCACTTCCCTCTTCCTTAACGGGCGTCACCACACCCAAGGATCCAGCACGTGGGCTTTGTGCTAACACTGATGGGCTTAATCCCAGGGCCAGCAGGAGGCTTG
It encodes the following:
- the LOC118258525 gene encoding scale keratin-like — encoded protein: MACNDLYPPKTSVAVPQPIAESCNELCARQCPDSTAFIQPPPVVVTFPGPILSSFPQQAVVGSSGAPAFGGSLGLGGLYGAGATQGSGGLCTFGRPYASPACSPYLLPRYSKKLWDTCGPC